The window CATTCCAAGCTGGCTATGGTGCAATTGCTGATGCTGAAGCGTTGCGTAaggctgttgctgctgctgctgatgctgAGCATACAACATTGAGGAACGAGCCGCCATTAGAGAATGCTGAGTCATCTGTTGCTGTTGAGTCGCTTGTTGCTGCTGCAAATAGTGTGACCCTCCTTCTCCCTGAATCATCCCACCACCAGCAGATCCATACTAATAACCCAACAATACCAATCAGTTTCTCAGTTTCCATACAACAAAACTCGGAATACTTTTTTCTGAATAAACTATTACCTGACTATGCACACTTGGAGGCTGAGGCTGAGAATCTGCAATTGCAGCTAAATACATTAGGTTGCGTTGAAGCCTTGCCTGATTCCTGTGAACAccaaaatataactatattaatcatttcttcttattattcaaACAGAACACAAGTGAAATCGTCAAGGACAATATGTTGGCACTTACTCGGCGCAATCGCTGAGCTTTCCAGAGTTTTGAGACTCAACAATCTTCAGAATCAACGATTTGTTCTCGTCCAAGTACTACCATAAACATATACATTTAATTAGTAATGtgttgtataaacaaaaaaaagtttgcatctaatttttgttgttggaatAGAAGACAGAGTAACACTCAAAGGAGACCCCATTAACTTTAGATTTCGAATTATCAAAAGACAATAATGTTGAAACATCACAGAAGTGTAAGATAGATTTTCTTCGAAAAGATTTGAGGaccacacaaagaaaaagaaaaaaaaaactgagataaGGACCAGATGTTGTTTCGGACCACAAAAGTATATCTGGTCATGTAAGCAATAAAAGGAACACTTGGActagaaaatatatacacatagatCTAAtgataacaaatctaaacaaggACCACCATATTCACATAAATGGCTTTGTGGTTTTTGCCATCAATGAAACTTCCAGAACCCGAGAaccaagacaagaagaaaaaacgagATATGTGAAACCAATCTTCAGTCCCAAGATTTTGTCTGTTTTGAACAACACATTATTTTTCATTACATGTTTCAAGAACTCAAAACAGCTGGAccctcaaatcaattttttcatagaaaagaaagaatcttTCTTAAGCTTGTTCCGGTTTTAGGCAATTCATTGGCAAAACAAAAAGTTCATTTTTAACACGATATATAACGAAATGATACAACAAATCTTTGTGGACAAGAAAAGAACAGTTGAAAGAATCATACAGTGACATGATAAAAGAAATTGAAGCTGATGCACAAAACAAAAGACCAAAGGCATCTCTAGCAACCGATTTATCAGATGTANATATCTGGTCATGTAAGCAATAAAAGGAACACTTGGActagaaaatatatacacatagatCTAAtgataacaaatctaaacaaggACCACCATATTCACATAAATGGCTTTGTGGTTTTTGCCATCAATGAAACTTCCAGAACCCGAGAaccaagacaagaagaaaaaacgagATATGTGAAACCAATCTTCAGTTCCCAAGATTTTGTCTGTTTTGAACAACACATTATTTTTCATTACATGTTTCAAGAACTCAAAACAGCTGGAccctcaaatcaattttttcatagaaaagaaagaatcttTCTTAAGCTTGTTCCGGTTTTAGGCAATTcattggcaaaaaaaaagagttcattTTTAACACGATATATAACGAAATGATACAACAAATCTTTGtggacaagaaaaaaaaagttgaaagaatCATACAGTGACATGATAAAAGAAATTGAAGCTGATGCACAAAACAAAAGACCAAAGGCATCTCTAGCAACCGATTTATCAGACATAACACAAATGTATTaaacctaaaaactaattcATCTATCAACatggaaacaagaacaaaaagaaccaaataaccagaaaaataaaaatatcatttcagtTACACCCATGAAAAAAACCCATCATTCATATTTGTTctgagaacaaaagaaaagagtctCAGgtactatttttatatataaagaaaagggTATCAGGTACTTTGCAAGATAGTTttcatatcttttctttttgaattcaaagaaacatataataaagaaaaagaaagagataatataatagaagaagaagaagaaggcgaagaaggagaagaagaagaagagaacctgCTGGATATGATCAGAGGTAACATTGCTGGGGTAGTAACCAGCCATCATGGGCTGCATCTGCATCAGGTGCTGTTgcatttcttttgctattttatataaaacctgataattcttcttatttatttatatttttaaatatataagatttataGAGACAACCCCCACCACAAAACtcagaggaaaaagagaagtcACCAagtgagagaaggagagatatTAACTTTTGtatctgtctctctctctccctttacTTGCTTCTGTATATAGAAAACTCTTAACTATTGAAGATGTGTATCTCTGTGTCTGTGTGTGTTATCTCGCTTTCTCTCCTCCACAAAAGTTGTTTTGCGTTAAAAGACTGAGAGAGACAGTGAAGTCTcttaaatagagagagagagagagagagagagagagtttttttctctttttttcttgggttttggggtttggttttgttggtttCTTTCTGTCTCATCCTATCTCTGTCCCTGCGAAGAAGAGGAGGTCACGTGACGAGTCATGCTTATTATAGAGACGTGAGACCTTTACAAACACCacatttatatatcattaattgtttattactttgaagtttgaacccTTTAGCCAGCTTCTTTATTTTATAGACGCTTTTACTCCTTCGTATTTTTATGCACATACGGTGTATTTACGTGTACAAAGatatcttacatttttttataacatttactATTTCCTTTTGGGTGTtcattggcttttttttttttttttcatcggGTGTTCATAGgtttataaatgttttgattGTGTTGTGCGAAAGTAAGTGTCCTCTCTCTTAAGTTAGgcgatttttttgttaaagatgattcttatattttgtaagTACCCGTTACaattacaactaaaaaaaaaaacaaaagttagcaTAAAAATTGTAGGACTTATTTCTTACTAGAGCTAATCTTCAATTaccagttttttgtttttttcttttttttgttaaagacttCAATTACCAGTTATGTGGTCAACTGATCGAACATATAACAATATTTCCCAAGAGTCATATGTGAGATAGGTTTGCCGCGACCAACTCCCCATTAAACATTGTCAAAGTAAGCGTGCGTAGTTAGTTGACGTATTGATACTTCATATTTAATTTGTCTCAAGTGTATAGTGCATGAATCGTCCCAGCTTTTTATTGTACAAGATGGCGAGATGCAGTTCTTAGCAAACCATTAGTGGCAAGAAGTCTATGTGTCAAGTCATAATTGGCtgatgtttaaattttaattgataaaaagtTCTATTTTCAAAGAgtttttctcctttctctcttgtTCGGCTTCTGGATGCTAAAAATGCAAGTTTGGATGGGATAACGTATCAGATTCttgtgaagtgaccttaatGTAATAGCAGTAGGTAAATCCATTTGtagaagacaccatcacaccaggaATCGAGTTTCGCTTTTTACTAATGTAgaaatttggctaatgggccagtcagttgtggcccaatggttgacttATGAAgctttttttctaaaatgtaATGTAAGTATTGAAGTCGGTTTAGTGTAGTTAGGCATGTTCCAGAGGAATatgatttgaatatttaatattGATGACGCTTGACCGAAGTATATATCTCTCAAGTTTTTGAAATGCTTTCTTTGGTAAGAAAAGTTATACAATTAGTTGGAGTAATTTGATAAGTCCCTCGCATTACCTTTTGTTCGAATTCTTGAAGTACGTTTCGATGGTcggtaaaatatatatacataaaaaagaTTTAACAGCTATATCATCTTTGCGTGGTAGTATTAAAATCCACGTTAAACCCTCTAGTAGATgtagttaaatattaattaacatcTTATTCGTTGATACCAAAAATGGATCCGAGATATTCCTTCTGCATATATGAACCACGGTGGCTCAACttttaatgtttgtttgtttaattattagTACCACAAGTATAGTATTATGAATGAACATTAAACTAATCTGTAAGGATAAatgaattgttttcttttcccgATTAATCATGACTTCGGAGACAATCAATTCTGTTTCTATACCaccatatataaaagtaaaccaaaaacaaaacaagcaaatacTAGACCATTCAAACTAATAAtctaaaattactaaatataatacacgatatatttttataaaatatattttcttaaatttcactGTTACTATTCTATatcaattcaaattttttaaaaaatttcgtGATATAATGTTATTCGTTTacttattttttgaaatttaaaattttatgtttattgtAATAATTCTCTATATGTATTATCTATCTTTGATGGAGAAAACCATCTTATTTTCATATAAcagttataaaattttagaattaatttgAGGTTAATGTAGAATCTTCTTCCATGGAAAAGGTGTTGCAACTTGTAACTTATTTATACCACATATTTGACCGATTAATATGAACATCCAGACCACCCATAAATAATGAAACTTGTAGTTATTGAGCTGAGATATTTTATGGATATTATCAGCTCTCACTCGTAAGTTTTCTTAGTAACAGTAAATGAAAGGTTATTACGTATAAAGTGGAATCACGTTGAAGAAGAATATGTGCGTCGATCTTTTAAAGACCGCTTCTGTCCAAATAATACTTCTTGTCAGTTATGCAGATGTATGACATCATTTTGAGATTCTAACTTTCCCCACGCGCTCTTTCCACTCGCTCTGTTATTATATTTCAATACATATTAATCATTCTGAGTTTCCCTTTTTTCCACTATAAAAGTGAGCAATAGCTttctgtttttcaaaaatacagtggaagatatttttttcttttttttttttcagtggaAAATAATTAACGTGGTTATACCAAAAATGTGTTGTATCATATACAATTTTACTTGACAAAAATAGGTCCTGGTATATAGTTCCAAGAGAACTGtgaataaagtaaaataaaattaatcatttgattataattataGTGTTATAGTGTAAAAGTGAGCACGAAAATTAAATGAGAAGGACACATTTTACATGCAAGCGACTATACAACATAACTCCGATGTGTCAAACATGTGATGTCCACGTATTTTTGATGTCTTTTCTTGCCTAAAATTTGGCAAGTTTTGTTAATTGTcgatttataaataataactaatGGGAAATGCTAAATGGCAAGTGACAGTACTATTGAGTTTCAGTTTCTaatagaaacaagaacaaacccacctaattctttttcttttcttttcatatgtGTAAGTGTATTATAGTATTTAGATATGTCTTTACCAAATGTTAGATTCTACATCTGACAAGAAATATATGCAAACGTGCTctatattatctcaaacaagtATACTGatatttctcttttggtttttcaCCTACCAATAACATTTTTAACCAATAGTTTCTCCGTCTATATATATGGTAACAAACTACAATATgaaaattaggaaaaataataaaaaattactgTATGTAAGTTTAACAAGTATAATTCAGTATGCAGACTGCGGTTGAATTCATCATATCAATCTCAATATGTTACATTATTTTAATAAGTTTCaactaaagatatatatatatatataatagaatattagaatttataacaaaatatatttcaaagaaAGTAATTGATAAGTTAGCTTGATAATGAAATAATGATAATATAAGCACAGTATGctatacataataaaaacactgcgagagaagaaaataaatagataaataataataataagataatactaGCCAAGAACCAATGTTAGTGAAGATGTGTTTTCCGTTAACAGTTTGTTGAAGGactcttttttctgttttgtaaatattatatatatatatatatttatattatattgctTTAACCTCCATATTTATGTTTGGTTTAGGGATTTTTTggtctaaatatatatgatattggtTTGgtatttagtttaaattttattatcttagTTAAACTAACACATATTAAAGTATCAAAACTTTGACGTGATGGAGTGGCCACATCACAAAGTTAAGTTTGTAAAGGTCATAGGTTCGATTCATGGAATATAATCggataaccgaatggatatcggttcggtttggttaatAATCGATGAATAATTAAAACACTATTCAATCGGTTATTTATTGCTCACTAACCGAATCCAAACCGGAACCCGAAATttcggtttgattttaattcgatctatttggttcggtttatttTTCCAAGACTAATTGGTAGCAATATATTGTAGCAACTGCAATATCTTATAGCCATGAGCTGCCTATAATACATTGattgcagcagcagcaacaaaacCTTCGTTCTTTTGGCTCTAATCTTCACATTGTCCACTGTTGATACATAATTTCTAGTATATGCATTATTCATATATGCATTATCTATTTAAGcactataatttatttattattttagaatacatatatatatatatataattattttgttatttaaccGTTTGGTACTTAGCTTGTATAATTATTGTCAATCAACCAgctttaaacaaacaaatttattttttgtttctcaaatacaccaattcattttattaatttttatattggGCTATAATTGTATTGGTATTTTTGGATCTGATTAACcgtataaaatcatataaattttgaatagatataaatagtattttataatacttcaattaaatcaaaaatatcGTCTTTCTCGGCGCGATTCTGAGTGCGACAGAGATACTCTGTCATACCGGTTCGTTTCTCCAATTGTGTTCACGATCAGGAGTCCCATTCCGACCACAAAGATCTCATTTACCAGTTTTTTGCTCTTTGTTGGTGGTTTTATTCCGTCTGGTATAATTGACGGTTTTCTGTCTCTTCAATTTCCGGGGAGTAACTGTCAACCAAAACCGCCATGGAACGACTATAaatccttcttcttccctcGCTATTCTTCTACTTCTCATCCAATTTCCCTCCTTCTCTTCACGATAGTACTAACAATGAGTGATTACTTAAGAAAATCAATCCAAGATCTTGATCTGGGTATTGATGACATCCCTGTGGTTCTTCCTCCGGAGTTCACTTCCCAGGCGGCTGCTATCAATTGCTATTCTATTGTTGTCACGCCGGTTAACCCACAAAAGCAGAATCTCTGTGCTCTCATTCGACAGATGCCCCGGTGTGGGGTTTAGCGGACGAATGTGTGGGTCGCTTAATTGATGGAGGGCGTGTCCAATTCCGATTTCAATCTGAAGAATCAATGAACTTGGTGCTTCGCCGAGGCCCTTGGTCATTCAATGATTGGATGTTATCCACCCATAGATGGTACCCTAATATCAGCGAAGAGACGATGCGGATCATCCCATTTTGGGTTCAAATCCAAGGTATTCCTATCCTCTATCTGACAAATGCTATGGCTAGGTGGGTAGGAAACCGATTAGCGTTTGTGACGGAAGTAAACTATGATGAAAATGTCAATCAGGTAGGGGCTGTCCGTGTAAGGGTAGATTGAAATCTAGAAAATCCTCTTATGTTTCAGAAGAACATCCAATTTATTGGGAGAGAACACAATTGTTAAGTTCCGATTTGAAAAATTACgcaatttctataaaaaatgtGGATCCTTGAAACATGATGCAAAGGAGGGTCCATTGTTCTTTGATGCGAATGATGACTCTGATCCTGAGGATTCAGATGATGATCATGGAGGAAATGATCATTTTGTTGACGGTAATGACATGTCTGCAACTCCAACTCTCCAGACGGTTGATCCGACGACTCTCATTCCTGGACTTCAAATGAATCCTCCTTCTATGCCATTTCCACCATCCACAGGAGTCCACTATATTTCATCTTCCACTTTACCAAGTCTGTTTGAAGACCCTAACTTAACTGCGGAACGACTACGTTATCTCTATGCTAAACACAAGGGGAAAGCTGTTCAGGGAATGAGTATACTTGATGCAAATAGTGACAACGCTCAACCAAAATTTGTTTTCATGAAGCATAAGAGAGTGAGGTTTGAGGGTGAATTCAACAAAGCCGAAGCTGCAGAGGAAATGGCGGTCCTGAGCCAAATCCGCAAGAAAGGCAAACCATCAGTTTCGGTGGGATCCTGTTCAACTGCCAATGGATTCGATGGAGGTGCGGGGGCCCAATACACCCAGATCCAATATGAGAGCCCTCtcctggaactgtcagggcattggaCCGCCGCTGACTAAATCTTGACTAAGTAGACTATGTATAACTACTAAGTGtgatattctttttctttctgaaacttTAAACCAGTGTAATGTATTATCTAAACTTAAGTGTGATTTAGGATTCTCAAACTTAATTACTGTACCCCCTCAAGGGAGGAGTGGTGGTTTGGCTTTGTTGTGGAAAGCTCATGTATCTCTCTCCTTGATTTCTAAGGATGAGAGACTAATTGACACCACTGTAACCCTTAATAATAACTCTTTCTACTTGTCTTGTGTGTATGGGCATCCGGTTAAAAGTCAAAGACATAATCTGTGAGAAAGACTCAAAGCTCTGTCACCATCTAGAATAAATTCTTGGATTCTTATTGGTGATTTCAATGAGATAATTTCAAACCATGAAAAACTAGGAGGACTGGTCTGGGATGAATGGACTTTCAGGGAGTTTAGAGAAATGATTTCTACATGTGATCTTTTAGATGTTCGATCCAGAGGTAATAGATTCTCTTGGGTGGGAGAGCGCCATTCACATACAGTTCATTGTTGTCTAGACCGCGCGATGATCAATTCATTAGGTCGAGCAAACTTTCCCAATGCAGAACTGGAGTTCTTGGAGTATGCTGGATCCGATCATAAGCCTTTGCTTCTCCATTTTCATAATAGCCAAAGCCAGCGAAGACGAACATTCTAGTTTGATAAGAGAATATGTGACATTCCCACATTCAAATCTGTAGTTGAACAAGGTTGGACTATAGGAAATGACAACTTCAATATTCCTATTGGCCAAAGAATATCAAGCTCTAGACAGGCCATGGTAAAACTTAGGCGCCAATCAAACCTAAATGCTGAACACAAAATAAAGTCAATCCAACAACAGTTAAACATGGCAATGGAAAGTCCTCATAGAtctataagaaaacaaatcccTCAGCTACATGATGCTCTTGCAAAAGCTTATTCTGATGAGGAAAAACGCTGGCAACAAAAAAGTCATAACCAATGGATGGTAGAGGGAGACCGCAACACCAATTTTTTCCATGCTTCTGCTAAAACAAGATATGCACACAATAAAATCATTTCTATAATGGATAGCCAAGGAAATCTATTTCGCGGGGATAAAGAAATTGGAGAGCATGCACAAGTCTTTTTTACCAGTGTGTACACCACAAACGAACATTTTGTTTCTCCAACAGAATTCTCAGACTTTAAGGTGACAATTACAAAGGACATCAATACTAGCTTAACAAGGGAGTTCACTGATAAATAAATTTACGAAGCAGTTTGTCTAATTGACGATGATAGGTCACCAGGACCGGATGGACTTATAGCTCGATTCTATAAGCAATGCTGGGACACCGTGGGAAAGCATGTAACTGAGGAAGTCAAATCTTTCTTCTAAACATCGATTATGAAACCAAGTATCAACCATACAAATATTTGTATGATCCCAAAGATTGATAATCCCACCACACTCTCTGATTATCGACCCATAGCCCTTTGCAATGT is drawn from Camelina sativa cultivar DH55 chromosome 8, Cs, whole genome shotgun sequence and contains these coding sequences:
- the LOC104707115 gene encoding GRF1-interacting factor 1-like, which encodes MQQHLMQMQPMMAGYYPSNVTSDHIQQYLDENKSLILKIVESQNSGKLSDCAENQARLQRNLMYLAAIADSQPQPPSVHSQYGSAGGGMIQGEGGSHYLQQQQATQQQQMTQHSLMAARSSMLYAQHQQQQQQPYATLQHQQLHHSQLGMSSSSGGGSSGLHILQGEAGGFHDFGRGKPEMGSGEGRGGSSGEGGETLYLKSSDDGN